Below is a window of Bacillota bacterium DNA.
GCTCGTAGTCAGCGGCGATTGAGTAAGCAACCCCGGTCTCCTCACGGAGTGCCTGGTAGAGGTGAGACGATATGCCGTCTCCGAGCAACGATGCGATGACGGGATACCAGACGCTCGAGCCAGAGACGGGCGCAGGGGTGACGAACGCCAGACGTAGGTAGCCCGGAGTTCTGTCCTCCTCCCGGGCAATATACCGCGGCCCCTCAAAGCACGACGGCCCGCAAGACTCAGACGCTTGCTCATGCGCAGCAACCGGCCTCGTCGCATGTCCCAAGCTCGTCCCGGCGTCCAGTCCTCGAGCCACGCCGCAACGCTCGCGCAAGCACTCCTGTACTTCGTCATGTCGAACGTCTCCGCCAACGACCAAGACCATCCTGTCTAGCTGGTAGTGCGTGGCGTGGTACTCTACAACGTCCGCGTGCGAGACGGCGCGCACCGCCTCCACGCTCCCATAGGGCGGCTGAGCGTATGAAGTGCCCGGCCAGACGCTCTGATAAACAAGGCCGTCCACGACGGCTTCGGGATCATCCTGGAGTTCCGAGATCTCCTCGATGATCACCTCCTTCTCCTTTTCCACATCCTCGGGTAGCAGGAGGGGCTCCCTCACGAAGTCCCACAACACGTCGATGGCGCTTGGTAGATGACCCACGGGCACGTTGACCCAGTACGAGACGAACTCGCGCGCGGTCACCGCGTCCATTTGGCCGCCGAGCCCTTCGATGTCCCGACCAAGCTCCTTACCTGCCGGTCTGCGTCGAGTGCCCCGAAACAGCATGTGCTCGGTGAAGTGTGCCAGGCCGTTCTTGCCGGGAGCCTCGTAACGACTGCCCGCTCTTGCTCGCAGATTCACGGCAATGGCAGTTCGCCCCGGGCACTCCAGGGTGATCACGCGAAGACCGCTCGGCAGGACTGCTTTGTTCATACGCCCGAGTCCTCCAATCGCCTGAAGTCAGAGAACAACATGCTGAAGAGAAAGGCATCCCAGTATCGCCCGTACCGGAAGACATACTCCCGGAGGGTGCCGTCAAGTCGAAACCCCATCCTTTCGTTTATCCTGATCATGGTCTTGTTGAACTCAAATACGATGCTCTGAAGACGGTTGAGGTTCATTTCCTCAAAGCAGAACCTGATGAGCGTGCGCCTGGCATCGGAACCCAATCCACGTCCTCGGTTCTCTTTATCGCCGATCACCGTGCCCGCCAGGTTTGCCCTCCGGTTCTTCCAGTCTATCTCGTCCAACTCCAGGAAGCCAACCTTCTTCCCTGTCGAGAGGTCTTCGATCATCAACAGCAGCGTATCCTCGCGTGACAGCTTCTCGTCGAAATGCTTGCGCACAGCTTCCTCATTCGTGGGATAAGCCACGGAAGTGAGCGCGGGTTCCACTACGTCCGGCTGGTTTAGCCACCCGGCAAGCAATGCGTAGTCGGATTCGACGAGCGGGACCAAACGCGACTTATCGCCGACGAGCATGCCAGGTCTCCTCCTGAAATGCACTAAAGTTCTCGATGCTACACTATCCCGCTTCACGTACCGGGTCACGAGAACTCCACGCCGTGGCGTCGCGCCCGGGAGAGTTGCAGCGAGAAGAGAGCGACCCCGGCCAACACGTACGCGGCGGCCACGCCCGCCTCTGCCAACAGGTGCGGCAGGACATCTACATAAGAGGCCCCGGCCGCAATTGCCCGAAAGGCAAGTAGGCCGTTGGTAAGAGGCAGGCACCTGCCGACGGCGGCCAAGGGCTTGGGTAGGGCCTCCAAGGGCACGTTCACGCCTGCCAGAACCATCAGAAGGCTGCTTGCGGCGTTTGCAAGGACAACCTCCACTCTCGTCGTAAACGATACACACGCGACAGCCAGCGCAAGGCCCGCTACCGACAAGGAGATCAACGGCAGCACGGGCAAGGCGCGCAACGCGCCGATCAACACAGATACCGGAACGCCAGACAGTGGTCCGATGAGGAAGAGCACAGTGAGGGTCGTCACGATGCCCTCGACGAACGATGCGCCCTCCCGTCCCAGGATCGACAGGACCTTGTTCGCGGGCGTGACCATCATGAGCGTCAGGTTGCCGCTCGTACGCTCAATATAGACCATGTTTGAGATGGGGACCATGATCGCGACGGCGACCGCCTGTACGGCGTTGCCGACAAGTGCGAATTGCCCGAGAGCCGGCCCGCCCGCGTACGTTGCCGCCAACATGAAGAAAGCCACTCTCATAAGCAACTGCGGGATCTCCGTGCTGAGATAGAAGCCTAGAGGCGTGTCCACGAGGAACATCTTGAACGAGATTCTCACGCTGGCAACGAAAGGCCGCAAAGACCTCACCATTCGGCTAACCGTCCTTCGGATCGGATTCTATCGAGGACCACTCTGTATGAGTAGTACGCCAGGCATACATATGCCCAGGTCAGAACCACAAGGCTTGCGACGATCGTTGCGCGGCTCGTGCCTCCAGCAAGCCCAAAGGCGGCCCTCAAGCCCACGAGCCCCCATGTGGGAGCCAGGATGTAGCTGATTGCCCTCAGGCCGACGGGAAGACGAGAAACCGGGAACATCACACCCGAGATGATATAGGCCGGCCAGTTCATCAAGCCCACCACACGCAACGCCTGTCGAAACCACACGAAGGCGCAACCGGCCACGAGACCCAAGGCTGTGACGGCCACCACCGTCATTACGAGACTGGCAAGGAGGAGCGTCCAGTCAACAACGGGCATGGCCCGCGGAGCGACACTTGCGGCAAGGAGAAGGGCGGTCAAGACCGAGCAAGCGGAGATCGTGGAATTGGCCAGGCTTCTCCCGAGAAGGATCCACATCGCGTCGGTAGGGCTAGCCACTAAGAACAGGAGTGTGCCGTCGCGCCGTTCGCGCTCGACGATCATGCCCGAGCTGAAGAGGTTCGCGTTCCAGATGCCG
It encodes the following:
- a CDS encoding ABC transporter permease, with the protein product MSVRSLVRVMRTAYRCQVQEFVLRPHYFYIMVGQPVFFMALSVLLFRHAGREDLVPGSVIGAGIIGIWNANLFSSGMIVERERRDGTLLFLVASPTDAMWILLGRSLANSTISACSVLTALLLAASVAPRAMPVVDWTLLLASLVMTVVAVTALGLVAGCAFVWFRQALRVVGLMNWPAYIISGVMFPVSRLPVGLRAISYILAPTWGLVGLRAAFGLAGGTSRATIVASLVVLTWAYVCLAYYSYRVVLDRIRSEGRLAEW
- a CDS encoding ABC transporter permease, producing MVRSLRPFVASVRISFKMFLVDTPLGFYLSTEIPQLLMRVAFFMLAATYAGGPALGQFALVGNAVQAVAVAIMVPISNMVYIERTSGNLTLMMVTPANKVLSILGREGASFVEGIVTTLTVLFLIGPLSGVPVSVLIGALRALPVLPLISLSVAGLALAVACVSFTTRVEVVLANAASSLLMVLAGVNVPLEALPKPLAAVGRCLPLTNGLLAFRAIAAGASYVDVLPHLLAEAGVAAAYVLAGVALFSLQLSRARRHGVEFS
- a CDS encoding insulinase family protein, with the translated sequence MNKAVLPSGLRVITLECPGRTAIAVNLRARAGSRYEAPGKNGLAHFTEHMLFRGTRRRPAGKELGRDIEGLGGQMDAVTAREFVSYWVNVPVGHLPSAIDVLWDFVREPLLLPEDVEKEKEVIIEEISELQDDPEAVVDGLVYQSVWPGTSYAQPPYGSVEAVRAVSHADVVEYHATHYQLDRMVLVVGGDVRHDEVQECLRERCGVARGLDAGTSLGHATRPVAAHEQASESCGPSCFEGPRYIAREEDRTPGYLRLAFVTPAPVSGSSVWYPVIASLLGDGISSHLYQALREETGVAYSIAADYEPLSQAGLLTITVATRDASRAMQLLATALKRVKSLPRDALERARRRYLGWFAMESDEIYFAVSHVARFETLFGTGRSPAETARELSSLDIEDMRRTMEELLVPVNASVAVFGSEPDEEQALTALERLI
- a CDS encoding GNAT family N-acetyltransferase — translated: MLVGDKSRLVPLVESDYALLAGWLNQPDVVEPALTSVAYPTNEEAVRKHFDEKLSREDTLLLMIEDLSTGKKVGFLELDEIDWKNRRANLAGTVIGDKENRGRGLGSDARRTLIRFCFEEMNLNRLQSIVFEFNKTMIRINERMGFRLDGTLREYVFRYGRYWDAFLFSMLFSDFRRLEDSGV